From the genome of Aquila chrysaetos chrysaetos chromosome 8, bAquChr1.4, whole genome shotgun sequence:
TGAGCAAGTGCACAGACCAACATGGCATTGGAAGgagcacaaatgaaaaatcatgAGAACTGCCTAACATCAGAAACACCAAACATCATCCTGAACAAATGACTCATCCATCTCATGCTTTACTGCCTCAGTGGCAGTCTATATCCTCATCCTACTCCTTCTTCTACCCTCTAACAAATATCTCCTTGACATGTCTTCGCTTTTAACACGTCCAATGATCTCTCTGAATCCAGAGCAGAAGACAAGGGGGAAACAAATTGAACGTATCTTGgtgtaagaaaggaaaagacaacaagaggaaaggagaaaaaaatccaaggcaAACCAGTGCAAAACCAGTGCAAAGCAAAGAACTTTACTGCTCCCTTTGCATCATGAAACTCCCCACCCCTAGAAGGAGACACTGGTGACTCAGACAGATGTTAAGGAGATGTAACTGACATCATCAGTTACATCATCATTTGTCAGCCGCTCAcactctcctctccccacctcctcctcctcctcttcggTCTTTCAAAGCACACCAAGTGTTTTCCTACCTGTGACATTGACTTCCACCAAGCCCGACCGTGTACCAATGGCGTTGGAGGCCTCACAGATGTAGGGTGCCAGCCACGCTGTAGGAGACAGGCCCTTTAAAGTAGATGGTATTGTTCTGGATTTCCACGCTCCCTGGCAGAGTCCCATTTGGCCTAGGGGAAACAAAGATCATGGTTGAGCCCAGAGATGATACTCAGTAGGGTCAAGCAGTATTGCAGAGGTGACACTGACATGCTGGTTCTGCGCTTGCCATTGGGCAGGTCCAGAACCTAGTGGTGCTGACTGGAAAATACCCATTAATGTAGTCAGCCTTGAAACCAAACCCTCAGACAGCAGCATTACAGGAAAGAGTCAGTAGAGTGTCTCCAGGGTAAATCCACTGCATGATGAGAATCAGGTTCTTTACATggattgtgggtttttttccccttctctgtgaTCACAAGGGAGATTGCACATATTTGGGTCACACACAGCCCCCTGGATTTGGCTAACGGGATGTGGAACATTTTCACTTTATGTTCTCTCCTATCCAGAAAACAGACTAAGAGCCTTAAAGCGGTTCATTTTCCAGCACAATCCCCGAGCAGGTACAAGCTTAGGGTAAGATGGCCAGGTCACTCTTTTGTTTCAGGTGTCTCACCTCTAGCAGGCTCATCTTCAGGGTGTTCCTCCATCCCTGGCTTTCCATTTGATGGAAAACACAGGAATGGGACACCAGCTTGACCTTGCTTTACTCCTATTTCCTGCCTGTGTAACTCTCCTGTGCAGCTGATGAGCCAGTGTTAATTGCAACTCAAGCTGGAGTAAAGCAGTGCTGATTTAGAGCCCTGCCATCTATGACTCGCCTATGTCATTATAGTCAGATAAGTGTGAAACTGCAATAATGCTAAACTAAGTCTAGAGATACACAGAATAAATGAACAAAGgcagataaaaaataaaaaaaacccctgtgtgTTAGGAAAAGACACACATGGCCTGGTTATTCTTAATTACTGAAGCAAAGTAAAGTAATTACTTCTCTTAGgcaattaaaaattactcaagtaattctttcccctcctcccaaCAAAAATGTGCACATATTGTCAGCAATTTGTAAGAAACAAAAGGGAATAATGGGGGTATAATTAGGTTTGTAAAGAAGTGCCTAAATGCACACGCACATATTTTTCATATCTACATATACACATAGGCACATATGTATAGCAAACACATTAGTCCTTCCCAGTCACATCAAGCCAATGATCCCAAAGCTGATGGAAGAATAGAATAGCCTAACGTTGGGTCCTCTGCCTATAGGGCCCTGAATCTACAAAGACAAGGGCACATCCAAAAACTGTGGTGTGGGATGCTAAAGAAGGCTATTGCTTCCTCTAACAGCTCCCCTGACTGTTGCTCATCATGATCCAaatgagaggagaggaaagcatgGCTGTTTTTTACATTCCAGGCAGGAGCAAAACATCATCAGCAGTAATTGCTTCCTGAGCcccaggaaggggaagaggcaCATACAAGCACATGGATAAACCAAAGATGCTGGTGGCTATTTCTCTGGCTACCCAGCCAAAGAAATGAGGAATCAGTTTAATATTACCAAAGTGGCActgtgggaaggaaggggatGGCCATGGATCTTATTCCCATTTCTTACCTCCCTACACACACATGCGCCACATATCTCGGTGGCTGGCTGCAGTACAGTTATTTATCAGGCTTTCATCCCGCCTGCTTTGTTTGCCTCTTTCTTGCAGGGCCCCACTCACAGGCAGCCTGGGGCCAAGAATGGGAGAGCAGGAGACTGGGCTGAAAGAGCCAGGGGGCAACTCTGTACcccagctttttcttcctcctccctttctgctTCTATTTCCCCCAGTCTCACTtgctctctctcactctctACTTCCCTCTTCTTCTGCCTCCATTCTCCTTACCTTCAGCTGCACTCCATCTTTCCTTTCCATCTGCTCAGGTCAATAATCCTATACTCAGTCCTAACTGACCCACAAAGTGTGCAAAAAGGGAGAGGCTGGGGAATCGGACTGAAGCGCTATCGGGTTCAGAAACCTGTACTCTTTAATTccatgctttctctctctccatttttctcCCCACAGTTCCTTCTCAAAGCAAAGTATTGATGCTCCCAGCCCCTTAGCTGTAACTCAAAAAGCACTTGCAGGCTAAAGACAGACAAATGGACATATACACAGCTCACAGAGAATCCACAGGAAAACAACTCTTtccagtgttaaaaaaaaataaatcatcaaTCACACAAGCACAGAGGGACCAACTCAATGCCTGGCTTAAAGACGTGCTGTTCTCAAGAACCGTTTCTGCCAGAGATGAATTTATTACCAGCGCAGTGTGTAAAGCAGGTGTGCAAATGACACAAAATACTCAGACTCGGTCATGCAGCGCCATGCTCAGCCCTGACACCTGCATTCCCTATTGTGTTTGAGCCTCGTTGGTAACTAACCCTCTTTCCTGCCCTGGGCTACAGAAACATCACCTGGCTGAGATGTTTGGCACCTGGTTACCCCGTGCTTCAGCTCGCAGCCTGCCTTCAGCATTACTATCACAGCAGGAGCAGATTGCCCCAACAGAGATCAGGGGACGCTTATGCTGCTGGCTGTGTCTATACACAGCGACAGAGCTCCTGCCATGGAGAACCTGATGCCCAGGAGCTCAGAAAGCGCCCAGCCTCCAGCCCCGCATGTGAACAATACCAGAACAAAGGGATGAAATGACTTGcccaaaagcagagagaaaacctGCCTCCTGTCCCCAGCTCCATCTCAAAAGGCTCGCTTAAGCTCAACTCGGCAGCTCTGCTACACAGAGATAGCCTAAACTGGGATCTCTTCTGCCTTGGGTGCCACAAGGGCTATCTTTGCCTCTAACACATTCCTGGCAATGTTGTGAGGAACCCAGAGAGTCCCCTCGGAGTTTAAGTCGAACTGGCAGAACCAACAGAGGGAGAGAGCTGGGGATGAGAActagaaaaaaggcaagaaaaacaatCCTCTTCAGACTTTCACTGTGAACAGTTTGATGTGGGAAGCAAAATGAGAGAGAATATGCCTAGCTCCTTGCAAAGCCATTTTGAGAGCCTCTTTCCTCATGACAAATGccagctgaaaagaagaaaggatccatttgatctttcttttttaaagctacatGAGTGCTTATAGAATAGAGACGGAGAGAGAACCACATCGGGTTGCATCAATTCCCATCCGACTCCCCAGACACCCCTTGCTCACTTTTCAGTCCCTTTAGTGTGTTCAGCCAAAAGCTGAAGCCCTGGAGGACAAGGAATTGCTTCTGTTTAATGTCAGTCATGTGGGGATGAGTGCTCCAAAGGGGAGCTCCTGCTTACAGCTGGGGCTGATTCCAGTGAAAGGTTTTCTCACACGCAGACAAATTTTGTGCCCCTTGAAGGAAGGGAAATCCTGGgttcttttccagctctgctacTGAAGCACTTAGTGGTGCTGGGCAAATTATTCACCTTGTCATATCTCAGCTGGTTCACATCACCAGGGCAGAATATTATTCCAGTGAAGTGAGGACAGGAAGTTATCGTGGGTATTGAGGCTGCACTGCGCTGGTGGCAAGCTCCATCCCAGCGCGGTAGAGGGGGTGTGTGTATGATTCTTACCCACTGCACTTCCCTCCTGAGACTGAACTGGAAGACACTAGGGGAAGACCCAGCTGAAAGACAAGGACTAACCCCTGTCCATCGCAAGGTGAGATGGCTCTGTGTGGCTCAACTAAAATGCTAGCCCCAGCTCTGTCAGCTGGGGCCATAGGCCACGGGAAAATTCAGATAAAGCCCACCCACCCAAAACAAGTCCATCGCCCTAGTTGCTTCAAACACCGCATTGCCTGCCTCTAAAGCACAGGCTGCCCTCTAgacagggctggcagggcagcaagCCTTGTTTGGGATCTGACAAGCTCAGCTTCAGAGGATGGCCAGCACAGGAGGGGGTGAGCCAGAAAGGCCAAGGCTGAGACAGCAGCTTCCCTGGTttgcaaataaagaaattaGTTCCGGTCCCTGTGCAACGAAGGCctcctggcagagctgtgccagggaACCAGAATCAGCTCTGAGCATTCTGCAGGAGCACAGCTCCAGCAACTACAAGTGTCCAGCTCTCCCCTCACATGCACAGGTTTTACCTTGGAGTGACACCACTGACAGTAATGGGACTGGGCCCTAACTGACCAGAGGGTGACTGAGGTTTCTACAGAGACTCCTTGGCCCTGTTCGAAGATCATAtgtgctgctgagagcagaagCATTGTAGGCACTTACAGCTTCCATTCATAGGTGTGAGCTGGGGGGTTGGCATCAGATTTGCATATCAGCTTCACATCCTTCCGGTTGAGAAACCAGTTGCCATCAAAGCCCTCAATAGTGACTTCTGGCTCATCTGCAGGGGACGAAAAAGATAGAAAAGCAggatggaaaaggagaggaaagagttatggaaaagcaagagggagaaaatgaaataggaaGAGGTGagggggcaggggtgggagaaggagagagattGCAACGTGGGAAAGATGATGGGACAAGGAATGTGAGAGAGGGTGaatgaaggagagagagaagggcaGGAACCAAGGGACGTGGCAGgggcaaagagaaagaaggtgtgaaaaagagaaagcatatGATTATTCCATGATCACTTCAGTTTTCACTCTCCAGAAAAAGAGAGCAGCCCCCTACTTCAGCGCCTCCACCAGACCAACATATTCCCTTCAGAAAACTCCTCTTTTGCCAAACTTTATCACCCACCCCTGGGACTGACCACGGAGCACTGCTCTCCAGCCCTATCCATGCTCACTTACACTGCACGTTGAGGGTCATGCTATCGGTGAAGCGGTCCAGCTGGTAATTGACCACGCACATTAGCTGCTGCCGGTGGGCTTCCCGGCTCGGCACCAGTCGGTACCGGCTGATGACTGTGATGGTGCCATTGCTATTCCGGATCTCCTGAAACTCTGCTTCCCCTTTGAGCTTGGTGTCCCAGGTGACAGTGCTGGGGGGCTTCCCATTAGAGGAGGTGCAGGTAGCTACCAAGATCTTTTCTGTCCTGCCAGACTTAGCAATAAGTGGCCGCTTGGTGCCCTCCATCCGATTTGTGGGCTTGGCTGCAAGGAAGCgtaaaaaggaggaggaggaggagaaaaaggtaTGGTTAGAAAAGCAATGCTACCCTCTCTACTACAACCCTAGAGCCATCTAGCACCACTGAGCCTGTGACAGACCTTGTGGTGAATCCAGAGCTGCCGCAAATTGCCAGCAACCTACTCTGGGGAGAGAATGGTGGAGGTGCCCTAGATGCACAGATACATGATGGAAAGTCAATCCTTTCCTGCCATAGGTTTTCAGCCCTATGTTAGAACGAGAAGCCAAAATTGGAGAGCAAATGAATCGTGCAGACCTTGGGTGGGTTCTATTCGCTCACAACCCTAAGCTCCATGGACAAGCTCTACTTGTGCTTAGGATCTCTCTgttgtcttttctctctgttcacTTGACAGCCACCAGCTCATTAAAACTCACCACTCCCTTAGGGAACAGGTCACTGTTATTGCATCTGCATTAAGCGATAGCGGAATTGAGGCTTTGAAAGAGGAAGAGGCATTCCTATGCTAGCTCAGTGAACCACCTACCTTGGGTTCCCTGCTCTTCACCTCTTTACAGTCAACTTGAAAGATCATCATAGGTAAAATTTACCTCCGAGATTCACCTTTGCCCTGAGCTCCCAGGACATGACTGTCAGGTTCCTCAAGATCTGTTTAACTGGAGGCAATGGTTCACACTACAAAGCTTGTCCAGTATCTTACCCAGCACAGTGAGGTTCAGTTGACTTTCCCGGTTGCCAGTTGGGAAGGTAGCAAACTCACAGATGTAAACTCCCTCATCCTCCAGCTCTAGCCGAGAGAGCTGAATGGTGCCATCTTTGAAGGAAGGATTCCGGAAAGTCACTCGCTCTTTGTAGGGAGAGAGGATGGAGACCCCCATGGCAGGGTTATAGATGGCCACATTCTGCTTGGAGCCATTGGTGGCTTTCTGCCACGTGACCTGCGTGATCTTCACATTGGGGAGCGGATTGGTGAAGCTGCAGTGCAGGACCACATCTGTCCCGATAAATCCCGAGACTGTGTCATTGACTAAGACAGTCTGAGCTTGCAGCCctgcaataaaatggaaagacatGAATATACGTGTACTTctcagaggaagagagaaaaacaatggTTCTTGGACATCAGGCCCATGAACTCCTTTATTTATtccatttgctgcttcttggcATGGCTGATACAAGAGCAGTCTATGGCTACAGGCACTCAGTACCTTCTGCAACTACCTGCATCCACCTGCAGCTCCATTCCTGTTCATAAACACCTTCCTTCCCACAATTGGTGTTCACACTTCACTACGACCAGCCCTAATGCTCTGCAGCCAGCCTAGGACTCATGATCACCAAAAGGCACAAGGTTGGATCAATAATACTTCCCTTCCTTTTGTCTTCAACTTTGGATGACAGTAAATCAGTTATTGTAAATATACAGAGCATGCGTATCTGGAGGCATATGAAAGCACTGATATTTATCACCATAGCATGTCCTAACATATGCTAACACACACTCAGACATCCATTTAATCCTATTGGAAATGCATCAGTAATTAAATGAGCTGCAAAGACTCAGCCCTGATTTCAGAGTAGCAATAGctgcagcatctctcctatgaagacaggctgaaagagttggggttgttcagtctggagaagagaaggctgcagggagaccttatagcagccttttggtacctaaagggggcctacaagaaagctggagagggatttttttataaggggacaggacaagaggtaatggctttaaactgaaagagggtagatttaggttagctgtaaggaagaagttcttcactgtgagggtggtgaggcactggcacgggttgcccagagaggttgtggatgccccatccctggcagtgttcaaggccaggttggatgggactttgagcaacctggtctagtggaaggtgtccctgcccatggcagggggggtggaactaggtgatctttaaggtcccttccaacccaaaccattctacgattctatgaatAGTTCCCATATAAGAATAGATTTACAGCAGTGCCTATATACCTTGCACGATCTACCTGCATGATCTAGATAATTTCTGTGGCCTTTTTTTAACCCCAGAAGTGGCGGCATTTAGGAACCTTCCATCTTGATTCTGTGGAGTAAAGATGAAACATGCTTGGGAAAAGTGGTGGCTGGTGCTCATGACTGCTATTCTGTCTCAGTTGATTCCTCCCCttacagctggagaaaaatgtCTCCCACCAGGCCGACCCTGAAATTCATCTTTGGCTGCCACTGTGTCTTTCCCTAATCTGTATGTTTAGAGATAATGCTCTGGTAATTATACAGCCAGTATTTATATGATAAATACAACAGAGAAGCAAGGTGGtaagaacaagaaaagcaggttttgctCACTGCTTCTGGCAGAATCTGAAACTGGATGTATGCTGGGAGCCTGAgagtaaaggaaagaaaggggtaataaaaaaagaaagatgtacAAAGAGTGAGGAACATGAAAGCGTAATGAAAGACAgagaagctggggaaagaaaaaaacccatagcaAGAGAAACAGGACAGCATCTTCTAACTGAGGGGACAGAGCATTTCTGAGATGTCACCCCCACACTGTTCTTCCAGGGGAAGAACGGGCTCCCTGTGCAAGGCCAAAAGGAACTCAGTCTTAACCCCCACAGTCCCCAGTAGATGTGCCCTGTGACTTCTACATGTGAACCTGAGCAAAAGACTCCTTCCTGCAGTTTCACACACACGCAAGTGCAGGCATACAAAAGTCTTCTCACCCACAAACACCGCCTTTACCATCCTCTCGGCACGCTCCCATGTTTTCCCCTCACTCCATGCCTGCTGTACTCAGCCTGATCTCAGTCCCCACATCTCATCTAagcctcttctttctccccttctccttccctctgtgcCAAGCCTGTGACCCTGAGGACAAGCCTCAACAATCCAGCCCGGCCATGAGACGCCATCAGCTGACCACAGTCATCAGCAGTTAAGACCGAAACTCAGTCTCTAGAGCTTTGTGTGAACCTGCCCCCTTCCCTGAGTCAAGCGCTGGTTTGCCCCACACCCTAGCATTGCAGCTGGGTGCTGAAGAATGTTTTTCAGCACTGCTTACAGCCACAGAAAGCACCGGTGCCCTCATGTGCCTGCACGCATGAAGCCATCAAGTCCTTAGAGGCTGTCAGCTGAGCTGGCAGGGTTGcaccttccccctcccagcGTAGCCAGGGCCATTTTTGCCATGCATGTCCCTCCAGAAACCAGAGGGAAGGAACGTTCCTGCTCTGATAAAGTCACAGCTGGACCATGTTTTTCCATGCCAACCGGAGGCAGTGGCCTACTGGAGAAGGATGTCCAGGCAGTAAGACACAGTGAAAGACTTTTCTGACACCGGTCTGGCCTGTGCCCTGTGGGACCCCGTGGCCCACAACAGCCTGCCTGATGAAATGAGAGCGCCGGGTGCAGAGCGGGGCTGGGTTTAGATAATGCTATGCTGGGATTTGAGGAAAGAACGGgtggatggggaggggggagatgTCTCCAACATGCTTTGCAGCATATGCTGCTCCTTCTACCCCGGAGGTGAGAGAGCCTCTTGCAGAATTGCCCACACCCGCGGAGGTGAGCAACAGCTTTGCCAAGCAGTCTGGCTCTGAAGTCTTTAGAGCCTTGCAAAGCGTGTGGGAGCTTGCCAGGGAGCAAAAGCAATCACGTAGCAAAGGCCCTGGGAACAACCTGCCGCCCATCTCACGGCTGCCTGGCTGTAGGTGTGCTCAGCACTCCCTCTTTCTCCCAAGGCTGGAGGAGAGCGGATTCATCAGCACCAGTCCCCACCTCTTTCATGAAGGGCCCATGCCCCCCGAGCAGagcctgcctggggctggggcgaTGGCTCGGCTGGCTCCGCTCCCACACAAGCTCCCTGACCCCCCACAGGCCTCGGCGGTTCCCTTTGAACCAGGCTTTCGACATCCCAGTAAAAGAGGCCCTGTTCGCGACAGCAGGAAGCCGTGGCCCAGCACCTCCTGGCAGCGCCAGAAAAGCAAGAGATGAGCCAAACCCCGGAGAGGAGAGGACGGAAAGCCACCAGCCTCTCCTCGGAGTTGCCCTTGCAGGGCAGCTGGGAGGACAGGACGGTCTCTTCCTAGCAGGGCATGCGGACGAGGAGCACGGCACGCAGGAGGCTACGCCAGGCTGAAGGCCACCACTGCCCAGGGATGGGCACCTAAGATGTGCCCCTTAAATAAAGATATTGTCAGCCAACCTGGCAGAGAATGTGATATATATCACGAGAGAGATCAACCCAATCCCTCACTTCATCATTACTATGCCCTTTCTTTACGCTATGATTTCCCTGCAAATTAATGAATgacccttttaaaaatcaagttatttttcttgaCCTTAAGTAGTAGTAACGATTCCCAGTTCTACGCTCCCCCTTCTACCCCACCCCGGCCACGGGAGTTATGCATCAGTGCAGACTGCACCTGGACACAAAttggagaaaaagcagactTTGGTGCTGATGAATTTGACCCTGAACCGGACCCCAGAATGGCCCTGCAGAACCCTCCTCTGCCCAGGTGTAAAGAGTCAGACTTTCGTCTAGGGAAAAAGCTGATGCCAGCTGAGGACTGTTTGCCAACAACAAAACGCTGCTAAAGCTGGAATTCAGGCCCCTGCATGTAGCAGCTTTAACAAAAACACATTCCAAACTTTCTAGAGGCTtcaggggaaaaggggaaaaaaaaaaacagcagaagaaataacaaagcaaaacaaacaaaaaatacccccaaaaaccccaaacactctGCGGAAATCGTGTTTCCTTTCCAGGTGACTGAGTAACTCGTGGCTGTTTTGCAAGACAGGGTAAACTCTTCACGTTCCGCTCCTCCAAGCCTCTCATCAGGGAAATAATGCACCCATTGCTCTGCTCCGTACCATGGCAATAACACCCACACCTCAACGGCAATGATGaggaaggggagcagagggagtaAAGGGGTTTTGCAAGTCGCGGGATCGGCTTCCCATGCTCCCCATCCTAAATCAGAAGCCAGAGGGCAAGCTAGCGGCCGTCATGCTCTGGGGAGCTTTTGTTTGCAAGGTGACTGAGCTGGGATGGCAGGTCTTCCCTCTCCCCGTTATACACTCAATAATTCATCACAGCAAATGCATAGATAATTGATGGCAATGAGCGTGcaaggctgggagaggaggagaaaataaaatcactaaTCAGCCTCTGGAGAGGCTTGAACATATTAAGCaggatgtgtgtgtgcatgtgcagtGCTGGGGTTCgccttgctttttctttgctgaatgaTGTGTGTGGTCGGTACGGCAGAGAAAAGGCTTGGGATACATCCTGCCATCATCAGTTCCTACGCCAGATCTTCCAGTGCCCACCAATCCACTCTGACACCTCCCAGGGGGCAGCCAGCACACGAGGAAGGATTAGCTATATAGGTTGAAGCTTGCTGAGATGTGTTTTACTCATTAGGTTTTTGGTGTTAATTTTTTGTTAAGGaccaaaagcagtaaaaaaggCCCAGCTGAGTGCCAAAGACATGTTGGTGCCAAGACCTCATTAGTGGAGACCTCTGAGATCCTACTCCTCCACCTTGGCCTCTGAAGTGGTTTGTGTTGATGCCTTTCCCCACGATCCCAAACCCAGATATTTACTAGGTCATGCAAGGCCTTGGGGGCACTGTGCAGAACTCATggtgccctgcagcacaggcagtgGGCTGGGAAGGAAGGTCTGGACTCCCTGTGTGtgatgggtgctggggagggagcggACTAAGTGGCAGCTGGTGGCTCCTGcacctgacaaccctttctcCTAAAAGTCCCGGAGGTGCTGTTACATTGAGGCTCCCACACTCGCAAATCTGGTTCTTGCTCCCCCATATAGAAAGCTCTGGAAATAATCTCCAAGCACCAGTGAGCTCTGTCACAACTGCAAGCCTCCAATCAATGCCTCTTTGTTAAGAATCATGTGAACTCCACACTGCTTTGCACAACCTTGCCTCTGCTGAGCCTCTCACCAATTTCTCTCCCTCCTGTTCCTTGATACTCATCTCACCCCAAGGGCATTGAAACAGCCCTTGGCAGAAGTGTGATGAGCCACCCTTTGGTGTGGCAACATCATGGCTGGTGCAAATGTCAGAGGAATCAGGCCTAATAGTCTTTGCATCACTTAGAACTAAACTGAAGCGTCAGAGTAGCCAAGACTTTACAAAGGACAAAACAATGCATCACACTTCAACCTACAGAAGACCCTACATGAAGCACCTGATTTTGAGACAGCCCCTTGCTATGGGCAATGATGTCCTGTACATGCTCCCATATGCCTCACAGACACTTCAAACAGAGCTCCAAGAACTTTCcatgaggggaaaaataggATGGAACAGGAGCTCAAAACTTTCCAGCTGGTGGCACTTACCCCTTATGGGGCAGAACACAACCAGCCTCCAACAGCCCAAAGGAACGCCACAGGTGTGTTAGGCAGGGtgggaaatgggaaagaagaTCCTAAATCCCAGCAAGGGAATTTCAGGTGGCAGGAAGCAAACGTTTGAGCTGGCGCTTGGCCAAGATGTTGGGGTTAATACCTTTCCTCTTGCCAGAGAGACTTTGTATTGATTGCCAGGCATCCAAATCAGTactctgctgctcttccaaaAGAGCACAGTGCCTGCCTCACCCTGCTTAGTCAATGGCTTGCAGCC
Proteins encoded in this window:
- the NECTIN1 gene encoding LOW QUALITY PROTEIN: nectin-1 (The sequence of the model RefSeq protein was modified relative to this genomic sequence to represent the inferred CDS: deleted 1 base in 1 codon) translates to MASQLQTSCRASWWTIGVCILAAALLPGLQAQTVLVNDTVSGFIGTDVVLHCSFTNPLPNVKITQVTWQKATNGSKQNVAIYNPAMGVSILSPYKERVTFRNPSFKDGTIQLSRLELEDEGVYICEFATFPTGNRESQLNLTVLAKPTNRMEGTKRPLIAKSGRTEKILVATCTSSNGKPPSTVTWDTKLKGEAEFQEIRNSNGTITVISRYRLVPSREAHRQQLMCVVNYQLDRFTDSMTLNVQYEPEVTIEGFDGNWFLNRKDVKLICKSDANPPAHTYEWKLPNGTLPGSVEIQNNTIYFKGPVSYSVAGTYICEASNAIGTRSGLVEVNVTDKPLPQGAPGGIIGIVGGVIAAALIIGVAVTVIIVYRRQQKNRTETENDLIDLPPSHKPAPPPKRKQEMKSHLTAEDIQVVHLDNMKHGEEIQKIPLQTPYYDMAATEPSPYTDKLNFGKCHSEISNASDYLTRCYSHEDRYLEKIPHVYTPLSDLPRDLYPHHSDISFCCPPPGSRAPYICPKEQYV